The stretch of DNA ACAAGGAGTTAAGGATCATGGGTTTGTAGTTTATTTATCTTTAATCTTAATTAGTTGCTGATTCAGTTCTTCCACTTGTTTTCTTCTGGCGTATTTTTCCGCTGGAAAGTGATAAGCGTGTTCCTTATACCTATCTGCAAATAACTTTTCCAGTGCTTTTTTTATAGCGGAAGAACTCTCCATCGGGCAGATATTATTCTGTCCGCTTTCTGCTAAAAGTTCTGCAGCTTCTCCTTGTTTAGGGATAACAGCCAAAATGGGTTTTCCTATTCTTAAATACTCAAATACCTTGCTGGTAATGACTCCGTGAGAAGTATTGGAATTTATCAACAGTAGCAAAGCATCGGAAGATTGCATTGCGGCTAAGGCATCTTTATGGGTAAGCTGAGGAATTATCTTCACAATTTCTTCCACTCCGCTTTGCTGAATTTCCTGATAGGTCTCCCTATGGTAGTTTCCATAAAAATAAAGACAAAAACCTGCCGGGAGTTTATTTTCCTGTTTCAGTTCTTTTATGGCTCGCAGCAACCATTTTAAAGAGAGTTTGGCTGTAATGGTGCCAAAATAACTCAATGAATATTTATCAGGATCGGTTTTCACTTCTTTCAAGTCAGCAAAATCCTCTTCATCATTGCCATTATACAGAAGGAAGGTTTTGTCCCGCAGTTTGCTGTCAAAATGATTACTAATATCTTCTACGATGCCTTTGGAAGCCGCAACAATTAATGCTGCGTCTTTTAGAATCAATTTTTCAAAATGGCGCGAAAAGCATCTATTTAAATATGTTCCTTGCAATTTATAGTCATTCAGGAGAGTCCAATAATCGCGCATATCCAAAACATAAGGCAGTTTAAAGCGTTTACTTAAATATCTTACAGCCACGGCAGATGAAAAGGGTCCGCAGGAAACATAGATAAGATCGTAGCTATCTGCCGCAAGGAATTTTTTGGCTGTCTTCAGTAAATTGGGCAGCCAAAGCACTTTATCATCCAGAGGATAGAGCCAACGGATAAATATTTTCAATTTTTCCGGAGTTTGGTGATATATCTTATCAGACATCGTTTTGTTTTTCCCGCTTAGCTTTTCCAGGATGGACATTGGATCAAAAGAGGGAATATGGATGATGCGATTTTGTTCGCATTGAGCTAACAGTCCGTTATCGTAATAGTTATAAACTATATTGCCCACAGTTAACACATCAATTGTATTACCCAGTTGGCTTAAATATTTAACTGTTTTTAGGTTTCGTAAAGAGGCAGGTCCCGCCAGAGGAGGATAGAAATAACTGATATAGAGTATTTTCATTGGGAGTTAAGTCCGTTGATTATTTTAAAAAGCTCTGGTTCCAGGGCTTCCCAATTAAATTTGTTCTCAGTAAGTTTAATGCACTTATCGCTCATTGCCTGATATGTATTCTTATTCAAGTTTAGCATTTTGGCACAGGCATCGGCTAATGCTTTAGATTGATAAGCCGAGCAGATACCTAAACCGTTTTTTTCAATCAGTGCTTTCATTATGGG from Candidatus Cloacimonas sp. encodes:
- a CDS encoding glycosyltransferase family 4 protein, with the protein product MKILYISYFYPPLAGPASLRNLKTVKYLSQLGNTIDVLTVGNIVYNYYDNGLLAQCEQNRIIHIPSFDPMSILEKLSGKNKTMSDKIYHQTPEKLKIFIRWLYPLDDKVLWLPNLLKTAKKFLAADSYDLIYVSCGPFSSAVAVRYLSKRFKLPYVLDMRDYWTLLNDYKLQGTYLNRCFSRHFEKLILKDAALIVAASKGIVEDISNHFDSKLRDKTFLLYNGNDEEDFADLKEVKTDPDKYSLSYFGTITAKLSLKWLLRAIKELKQENKLPAGFCLYFYGNYHRETYQEIQQSGVEEIVKIIPQLTHKDALAAMQSSDALLLLINSNTSHGVITSKVFEYLRIGKPILAVIPKQGEAAELLAESGQNNICPMESSSAIKKALEKLFADRYKEHAYHFPAEKYARRKQVEELNQQLIKIKDK